The DNA region GGGCGTCGCGCGCATGCGCTCGTAGTGGGCGTCGGTGTTCACATCGTCACCGCCGCCGACTGGGGCGTGACGGTGCGACTCGTGGAACCTGGTTGGGCGATCCGGTACGCCGACCGAATCGTCGACTCTGTCTCGCGCTCGGGCAGCCCCGCAGAGCGCGCGGCGTCACCGAGGATCGAGCGGGTCGTGTCGATCCGGTGTCCCTCCTCGACCATCCTGCATGCCGCCCAGAACAGGCCTCGGTTGCGTTCGCCCTCCGGACGCGAGGCGACGTAGTTCGCCAGACCCTCCGGACTACCCAGCGCCCGGGTCGGCGCTGGTGGGGGAGCCGGTCGTGGCGGTTCGAGAAGATCCCGCAGACGCTGAGCGTCGAGCGGACGGGGCTCGTGGGTCGCGGTCGCGATCACCGCGTACGTGGCCTGGGCGCCGTCGATACTCAGTCGCGATGGCGGGACGACGACATACCCACCATCACCGCGGAAGTCGACATGAGCCGACGGCGCCTGCCACGACCTCTGCTCGCCGCGATCAGCGGCGTCCGTCACTGCGGTGCGCGGATAGTAGGCGTGCAATCCGCCCGAAGGAGTGCGAACGAGCCAGGCCCATCCGTCAGCGATGCCCGCCGCACGAGCGCCCTCGAACGCCGGATACCCACTGCCGGAGCCATGGACATCAACGTCCACCACATCCAACCCCGACCGCCATCCCGTCGGGATGCCGATGTTCGCCTCGGGCGTACGATGCCACCACTCCGTCACCGTTCGTGCAGATGTGGTGGCGTTGTGGAATCCGTTCTTCGTCAGCGGCCGCTTGCCGCGTGGCACGCACGGGAACACCGGGATGCCGAGGTGCACATATCGCCGCGTTGCCGAGGCGAGATCCGCCGTTGACTCGGACTCTGCCATGCTGGCCCACAACCGAAGGCGTGACGTATCCATGCCGTTGAGGCTGGCCGGAGGACGTGTCCGAGATCGTTCCCCTACTCCGCGTCAAGGTGGCGGATCGCGGTATTTGCCCAGGTCAAAGGCGCTCCCTATCCTCAACCGGCAGTCGCGATGGTGGTGTGCAGACTCCATTGGACAGTCCTGGGCGTGGTCGAATGGCATCGATAATCCAGGCGCATGGCTGGGACTCGCCTTGCGCCGCTTGGTGTGCTCGCGCGTGCTGGAGCAAGTCTTCCGATCGCGAGCCTGATGCGTCGAGCCTGGTGATCGTGGTCGGTCTGCTGGTCGACAGGCGTGGGTTCGAGCTCAAGATCGGCTGCCTCGAGGGGCAACCAGGCCAAGACGTTGACGACGACCCCGATCATCAAGCAGCTCCAAGCCTGACACGACACCCACGACATCGCCGACATGGTCGTAGTGGGGGATCTCGGGATGCTCTAGTCCAACTTGAGCGAGGTCCACGAGGCGGGGCTGCGGATCATCGTCCGCTCTCGCGTCACCAAGGCGCCCGTGGACCTGGAGCCCCACTTCCGCTGGCACGGCGACGCGTCCACCGACGGCCAGGCCATCGAGCCAGGCCGAGTGCCAGACGGTGCCGGTGATCGAGGCGTTCAAGACCGCCAGGGGCTGGAGGACGCGACCGTGGTCGCCGATGCCGGGATGGTCTCCACAGGCAACCAGCAGGCGCTGGAGGACACGCGGTTGTCGTTCATCCTCCACGCGAAGATCCCCGACATCCCTTACCAGTTGAAGGAGTGGCACGAGGGCCATCCCGATGATCCGACCCCCGTCCGGTTGGTGTTGACCCAGCCGTGGCCCGCAACGCAACTGGAGAAGGCTCGCGGGAAGCAGGATCGGGTCATCAACTACCGGTACCGCGCCGACCGTGCCCGCAGGCCTGACTCGTGCCACTTGAGCCGGATTCGCAGTTCGCGTTGATATCTGTGCTGGTCAGCGGCCTGCGGGCGGGCTGATCGACACACCCCGCGGGGCACTACGGTCGGGGTTCATGGTGTTCGTGCGGAAGGCTGCGGGCCGGTCGGGAGCGACCAAGGTCCAGATCGCCGAGCGCCGCGACGGCCGTGACGTCGTGCTTGAGCACGTCGGGACCGCCCACGACGAGGCCGAGTTGGCGGCGCTGATAGCGGTAGCCCGCAAGAAGCTCTACCCCGGCCAGGGCGAGCTGCCGCTGGACGGCATCACCAGCACGGCAGCAGATCCTCGACCGGGAACGGCGGTCATCACCAGCAAGTCGAACGCGGTGTTGTGGCAGGCCCTGCGCGCCGGCTACGACCGGCTCGGGTTCGACACCATCGGCGACGAGGCGTTCGCCCAGCTCGTCCTGGCGCGGATCGTGGAGCCGACCAGCAAGGCCGACTCACTTCGTGTTCTGGACGAGCTCGGTGTCCCGCACGCCTCGCTACGCACGATGTTCCGCTCGCTGGCCCGTGCCCAGGAGCGGGACTACCGATCGACGATCGCGGCAGCGTGCTTCCGCCACGCGCTCAGCCACGGCGACGTCAGCCTGTGCCTCTACGACGTGACCACCCTCTACTTCGAGGCCGAGAAGGAAGATCTCGACGCGGGCGGCAAGCCCGGGCTGCGCAAGGTCGGCTACTCCAAGGAACGCAGGGTCGACCCGCAGATCGTGGTCGGGCTGCTGGTCGACCGGACCGGGTTCCCCTTGAGATCGGCTGCTTCGAGGGCAACAAAGCGGAGACGTTGACGATCTTGCCGATCATCGAGCAGTTCCAGACCCGCCACGGCCTGACGGACATGGTCGTGGTTGCTGACGCCGGGATGCTGTCCGCGACCAACCTGCGTGAACTCGACGAAGCGGGGCTGCGGTTCATCGTCGGATCACGCGTCACCAAGGCGCCCAAGGATCTGGAGTCCCACTTCCGCTGGCACGGGGATGCGTTCACCGACGCCCAGATCATCGACACCCTCACCCCACGCGACCAACGCGCCACCAAGTCGACTTCCAGCACCGGTCCGGCGGCGAGTGACCCGAACGTGCGCGCCGAGCCGGTGTGGGACCCCGAGATCCATCAGCGGTCCTGGCGCGCGGTGTGGGCCTACTCCGCGAAACGAGCAGTGCGCGACAACAAGACGCTCACGCTGCAGGAGAACAAGGCCCGTGCCGTCGTGAACGGGGAGAAGACCGCGCGGACCCCGCGGTTCGTGAAGACCAGCAACGGCAACCGGAGCCTGGACGAGGCGTCGCTGGCCAGAGCCCGGCGGCTGGTCGGGTTGAAGGGCTACGTCACCAACATCCCCGCCACCGTGATGGGTCCCGGGGAGATCATCGCCAGCTATCACGACCTGTGGCGAGTCGAGCAGTCGTTTCGGATGTCCAAGACCGACCTGAAGGCCCGGCCGATGTTCCACCACACCCGCGATGCGATCGAGGCGCACCTGACCATCGTGTTCGCTGCACTCGCCATCGCGCGTCACCTTCAAGACGCCACCGGGCTTACCATCCGCAAGATCGTGCAGACCCTGCGTCCGCTACAGCAGGTCACCGTCCGGATCGCCGGCCACGAGCACCTCGCGAACGACCCGCTCACACCCGGCGCCGCCGCCATCCTTCACGCCCTGGACACCGCTGCCGAGTGACACACCCCGGTGGCACGACTCAGGAGGATCGGGTCATCAACTACCGGTACCGCGCCGACCGTGCCCGCAGGACGCTGCGCGGGATCGATGAGCAGGTCGGCAAGGCCGAGAAGGCAGTCGCCGGGAAGATCGCGGTCAAGCGGAACCGCTACCTCCAGCTCGCCGGCGGCACCAGATCGGTGAACCGGGAACTCGAAGCCAAGCCCGGATGCTGGCTGGCTGGACGAGCTACACCACCAGCCTGGTCGACGCCGAACCGGAGTTCGTGATTGGCGCCCATCACCAGCTGTGGCACATCGACAAGAGCTTCCGGATGTCCAAACACGATCTCAAGGCACGGTCGATCTACCACTACAAGCGCGAATCGATCCAGGCACACATGAACATCGTGTTCGCCGCGCTCGCCGTTACCCGGCTCGTCGAGTCCGCGACCGACTGGTCGATCAAGCACTTCGCCCGCACCGCACGCCGCGATCCCACCGTCCAGATCAAGGTCGGCGAACACACGATCACCGCCGAGGATCCGCTGCCCGTCGATCTACGCGACGCGCTCGCACAGATCAACTGGGGCACTAACTTGGCTCGAGTCAGGTCAAACGGCGAGAACATCGCCAAGGCACCACGGTTCGTGATGATCATCAACGGCACCAGAACCCTCGATGGAGAATCTCGGGCACATCGGCTGGTCGGGCTGAAGGGCTACGCCACCAACATCCCCGCCGCCGTGATGCCCGCCGTCGAGGTCACCGCCTGCTACCACGACCTATGGAGGGTCGAGCAGTCTTTCCGGATGGGCAATACCGATTTACGGGCGCGGCCGATGTTCCACCACACCCCCCGACGCGATCGAGAGGCCACCTGAGCATCGTGTTCGCCGCGCGCCCGCTGTCGCGCGTCGCCTACAAGACGTGACCGGGCTCAGCATCCGCAAGGTCGTCCAGATCCCGCGGCCGTTTCCCGCAGATCAGCTTCCGCGTCGCCGGTCACGAAAACATTGCATACGACCCGCTCCCCCCTCGCAATCCCGGGAACTCATTCACGCGCTGGGCATCGAGTCCAACTGACGCCCCACGGTGGCACGATCCAGGTGATAGACCACGTGTGACGATCCTGGGATCTGCGCGGGGAGGTCCCGACCTCCAACCATCGAATATCGGGAAGCCGAAATTCAGTCGTCGCCCCTAGCGCGTCGGTTCCGGAACGAGTGGAGAAGCACAAGAGTGCCGGTCAGCACCAAGGTGCCAGCGAGAGTTAACTCGAACCATCCTACAGCGAATCCCGAAACTGCGAGGACGGCAACTCCAAGAATCGCCATGACGGCGCCTATGAGAGGTGCCCTACTTTTCCTGTCAGTCATTCGTCCACCAGGTCCAAGTGCCGTTTGAGTGTGCGCGAATTGTGTTCTCGGGATACGAGTGCCCAAAAGTGACTCCGCCGAACTCGTTCTTGAGGTGGCCCTTCTTGTAGTAATAGTGCCCGCTAATGTC from Nocardioides sambongensis includes:
- a CDS encoding bifunctional DNA primase/polymerase, whose product is MAESESTADLASATRRYVHLGIPVFPCVPRGKRPLTKNGFHNATTSARTVTEWWHRTPEANIGIPTGWRSGLDVVDVDVHGSGSGYPAFEGARAAGIADGWAWLVRTPSGGLHAYYPRTAVTDAADRGEQRSWQAPSAHVDFRGDGGYVVVPPSRLSIDGAQATYAVIATATHEPRPLDAQRLRDLLEPPRPAPPPAPTRALGSPEGLANYVASRPEGERNRGLFWAACRMVEEGHRIDTTRSILGDAARSAGLPERETESTIRSAYRIAQPGSTSRTVTPQSAAVTM